CAAGTTGTTCCTTTCCCTAGAAGATAATCTCTAAATCTCCTTCTGGAACATTCAGTGTGAGAGGCACAAACCCCATAGGAAAtctgcctgggcacagggagccagATTGTGCAGAGGATGCAACTGCATTCCCTCCTAGAAAAGAGGATGATACCAGGGCTGAACTCTGCTAATCCAGACAGCTGGAAAAGAGCCCTGGTAAAGTGGTAAAGTCCACAAAATGGTTCAGGTGGGTTcagagcaggaagggagaggggcaggaaaTGCATCAAAGAGATTTCAGTTTCTTCAGAAAGCAGGGGAGGAAAATCCTGAGGAACATGCCAGGAAGGGAGTCAAAATGGGAGTTGTATCAGGGGATCTGTTCTCTGCAGGCTTCCCTCCCTCCTACTCCCCTTCCTGCATTTCTGCCCTGACAGGCCCCAGCAACAGAAAGAAAGGCCAAAGctaaacacaaatatttctgacaAGCTTGCCTGCCACAGGACAGCTCTTGAGAGCTGGGGAAACACTCCCACAGGAACCAGATCTTACCCAAAATAGCACTATTgagagcagcacacacaggTTCCCTCTGGATTGGGTCCAGCTGTTGACCGACAGGGCAGTTCCAAGGGTCTGAGTAAGCTAACAAGCTAAAGGCATCCTGTGAGGGAACAGAAAGGCACAGTGAGATCAGGCAGGGctgcaaacacacaggaaaACCACCAAGACCTGGGGCACCTCCTGCAATCACCACGGTGACAGGTGCCTacctcctgaaaaaaaatggcCTTTTCCTTCTTGGCAGCAAGGGGCCACAATGGGTCATCAAGACAAGAGGTTAAAGAGGGTGCCCCCTCCACCTGGCAGGGGAGCCAGCATGGGAAGGCAGGTGGAGTGTCTCCTGGAGAGAAGAGCATGCAGTTGCTCAAggaagccaggcaggagctgtatttcttctctcttgtgCTGAGAATTGGGTGTAGATGCTCTACATCCATGTTTTGATCTCTGATCCTCACATAGGTCCCTTCTTGCTCAGCAGGTGCAGAAGTGGGGGCTACTCAGGTGTCTGCAAGGGAACCCACAACCCCAGAGCTggcccagagagctgctgcaaTGCAGCACAAGGTCCAGGCTTACCTGAAGCATCTTTTTGTGCACGGTGTTCTTCCCATActctctgcaaagctgctcGCTCAGGATCTGCAGCTCCCGTCCAAACTGGATCATTCTCTCTGTGGCAGCGTGGTTCcctccacagagctgcctctgggGGCAGCTGTCTTCTAAGgagaagcagaggagaaggaacaATCATCTTGCATTCCCCACCAATGCCCACTGTGTGTCAGGATACCCACAAACTCCCTTCTGGAGCAGGTAGCTGCTTTCTGCCTAAGTTTATTCCAGTGGAAGCTTTCTGTGATCCCTGCCCTACAACAGCCAGTAGTGAGTTTGTCATAGTGCCTGGTAGATACAGGGAAGATTTGAGCTCTGTTTACTGATTGAGAACTACCTAGAAATCAAGTCTCCTGATAAAATCCTGGGAGCTTGCAACTCCAATCTGTTACCCTTTCATGTGTGTAGCACAGGGTATATAAGCCCTGGTCTAACAAATCCTGGATTCAGAAAACTTTCAGTCAGAGAAGCCAACACCACCAGCTTCCCAGTATTAGTGGCCACAAGAGCCATTAAAACTGGATGAATCAGTTTCAGAGGCAGTGTAGCTGATTcatctgctccctcctggctaAAGCACCCACAAGCAAGACAGTCAtggctggcagctgtgctgaggccactctgcagctggacatcaccagcctggcacagcccagctcagctccccagCTGGCACTTCTGCCAGGACTGCTCTGAGCTCAATTTCATGACCAGCACGCAACAAACCTTTGACTCCTAttgctttccctgctccaaaatatcaccagcactgctgtgagtCTATGAAAAGCCAGACCTAGTTTTAGCTCCAGGACAGATTAATTTTCCCCATGAAGCAGGCATTTCATTCACTGAGTGAGGAAAGCAGCCCAAAGTACATGCTTTCCCCCCACAATCCAATCCCAGCTTTAACTTTTGACACCAGCTCCTATTTCCCATTACCCCTCCTGCCTCTGAGGACCTACCCATGCTGGACTCATCTGTCTGCAGGATCTCCTCATGTTTGTAGGTGCCATTCATTATCCTGGTGGATGAATTCTCCAGGACTCCATTGGGGTAATGCTCAGCCTCCATTTCCATCTCACTGTCACTGAGGTgaaaggagggaagaaaggtCAGATGTCtaaatggaaaagggaagaaatgaagagCTTATGCACCAAACAGTGCCCAGCAATGGCCAGCACACCAGAAAAGGTGCCAGTTGGATCCAGGGAGCCAGATGGCCCAAGTCAGTGCAGCAAAAATTGTTGCAGGCTTCTGAAGACAATTTATGAAACAGGTTTCTGCTCCCTAAGTGCCTGTCATAATTCCAGGTGCAGAACATTCTGCATTGGTGATCCTTGGGATAGGAAACAGCAGCCAGGTAACAGATAAACACTCAGAGACTGCACAGGAGGGAAATCTTGGCTATGAGACATTCCCAGTCCTTGCAAACAGTGCACCACTGAACACTTAAATGCCCAAGACAGCAGGCTGACTGAGATTGCTGATTAACAACTGATTAACTGAAATTATGAGAAGATCTTGCTGGAACATGGgctctacattaaaaaaaaaaaaaaaaagaatgacaaATCCAGCATCATTAAATGATTCTGGTAAATTGAGTCTGAACAAGTGTTTCTCACTCAGTTACATGCTAGGTGGCTCTCCAGAGGTCATAACTGAGCCTACAAACTGCCCTGCAAGCCGTGCTCAGCATGGCACTTGAAGAATGAGTGCCAGCTGCAATTAGCAAGAGATTCTTATAATCACAATTTCACCCTCTGCTCCACTGAGGCCTCAGACAGCCCTGCAACAGCAGTGTGGAGAGTGAGCCCAAAGGAAGCTCAGTTTTCACCACAGCTCACTCTGCTCCACACTccagaaaaggcagcagtgactGCACTGAACTGTTGCATCACCCGTGGCTTCTCGGAGAAGGGAGGCTCAGGCTGACCTGCTGTCACAGCATGAAACAAATCACTGCTGGCTCAGAGGCTGCCCTGGAAGGAACAGGGCCACAGGCAGCCCAAGGAAATTACACAAGAGGGCAATGCACCAAGCCATTGtggcctgagctgctgcctcacacagtacagggcaggaaagctgctCAGCAGGAACAAGTGCCTGGCTGAGGCAGCAGAAACAACACCAGGCTGACCAGGAAAGCTTCTGGGCCAACTATCACACTGGGATCCAAAGGCATCAGTGTAATGGGACAGCTTGGTGCCTGAAACAGGAGCATCATAATATTCCTTATGAGATGAACTTCCAAACATGAGCCACAGCAGGGGAGCCAGAACAGGTTTGTGTCTGCTGGGCATAGCAGTGACCTTGTAGATATTGTTCAAAAGGGCAGGACAAATGCCCTTCTGGCTTCTTAGAAAGCAGACTGAGACTTTTCTCACCATCCCACCCCCTGTCAGGTGTCTCTAGAGGAAAAACAATACCTGGTTTCTTGATTACTCGTACTACTGTGCTGCTGAGATTTGGTAGAATCTGTAGAATTGGACTCAGAGTAGTTCACAGatgaaggggaagaggaggaggaagatgaagatgatgaaCTCAGTGTTGGGTATTTACTGTGactctgtttgctttttgtggACATGACTCCATTGCTACAGGTTGGACTATCTGCTCCTGAAagccaagaagaaagaaaaatgagaccAGACTGACAATGTCACTCTGTTGTGAAGCCAACAGTTTAGCAGGACAGCAGGCCccaaaggaagaaagcaaaataagacTGAAGATCTTAAATTATGGTTTATTATTCTTAAATTCAATGGGGTTTAGAGAAGACACAAATGAATATGAAAGGAATCCCACTGCTCACCAGCAACATCTGAGCTTCATGAAGTTCTAAAAATGGGCTGTAAATTAGAGATTGGCAGAAACAGTTCACAGAAAGTATAGAAATTATTGTTGAAAGCAGAACTGCCCAGGCTTTCCACAACCTATCTAAAGTTAGGGATGTATGTGCTTCACACAACACTCAGCAAATAATAGCAACCCTCTTAAAGAGCACAAGCTAACCTTCCTTGTTCAGGAGAACAGAAACCACTGAGAGTCAGGCTTGAAAtttcacctgctcctccacaAAAGGTGCTTATCAAGCTGCAGAACACACTGACACAAGACACAAATTCATTACCACAACTTTTATATGGATTCAGAATTGACAGGggctaaaatattttagaaaaaccTCACTATGGGCTTGTCTTCTTCATATATTCTTCCCTAGGCAACCAGTATTGATCACAGGACCTTGACTAAATGATGTGACCTGGCATGGCTGTTCTCCAGAAGTGATGGTGATATATCCAAATTGATCAGCTGATACCACAATTATGTTTATAGCAGGgaatgtatttctttcttctatcACAGCCAACACAAAGATTCAAATGGGctggtttgtgtgtttttaagaCAAAGACAGAGTAACCTCTTGACAACAGTTCTGcttcatttctgaaatgtgCTCGGATGAAATTACCACTCTTTTGAAAGAACAAGGTCTGACAGAGAACTGTGGAAGGTGATGTCCATGTGTAGagacaaatatatatatatatataaatactgcCTTGCACTGCAGTTGCAGATGTAGACAGGAGCTTTTATGGACTGATGGGATCATTCTGACAATCTAGTCAAAGAAACATACCCAGGGCTTCTCAcaacacagcagaggaaaacaaagatattGGCTTGGAAAGGTGAGAGACAGCTTGGATCTATTCAAGTAATTGTCtactttttccttaaatatttgcCTGTCTGCAGTTTGTCACATGGAGCAGTGGGAATACCAACCCAAAACACACTCAGATGGCTGTAAGCAGCTCACAGCTCAGTGAAGCAGCTCAGCCTGTTTCCAAGGGCTCTGCAGGTCATTTCTCCTGGCTCACTCCATCTCCAAAGCTACAGTCAGTAATTACCTAGGGAAGATATCTCAGGTGTCCTCATTTATCTTCTTAAAGTTCTTTCCACTTTAAAACCTAAAGTTTAATTTCCCAAACTCCAAAGAGTTGATGCTCCAGAGCTGGGTTTTACTGGAACAGAACTGTTCCCTTCTCACATGTTTAGAGCTTGCAAGGTAAAGTCCATGGGGCAGGCAGAAGCTTTTGTGCAGTGCATCACCCTGACCTTTTGCTTTACTGCAAAGCAGCTTCTGCTCAGTTCTTTCTGGAAAGCAATTATTTTGCAGACTCCAAGGTACAGAAAACAGGCTTTGCTTTCCAGACCTCCTCTCAGCACTCTATCGGTGAAACACTGAGTCACAGGTGGCTGCAGTAGAAGACTGCCTTCAAAAGCttctttattctgaaataaaccTGCTCTGCAGACAATTGTGGAAGATAACTAATGCAAAACCAATTCTGTGACCGTGGAGAGACACCCCctcagctgggaaggaaaggaaaggaacatTTCAGAGAATAACACATGGAAACAGCAGGTAATGTTAAGATACCACACCACATCCACCTTTGACATCTGCTCTCCTCATCTGGAGATACAGCACACACTTACCAGTACTGTGAACGTGTGAGTTGCTTGATCCATGTCTAGGACTTAAGCTGGGGGAGCCGGGGTAGCTGTCCTGGGagcgggggctgcgggcgctGAAACACCGCACTTCGCTGTCGGTGCCATTCACCATCTCCACAAACTGCCGGCACCTGGGTTCATGGGAGGCAAGAGGGACAAAAGGCTGCGTGACAGCCGGGATGCTCTGCACTCAGCCTGCCTTAGGGCCCGACTGGGCAACTCCTAGAAACTCTCAAAAAGACATGTCAGGCTCCTGGGCCTTTGTATTGTCAGTGCTCTGATGATGTTACAGAGGAAGGTGTTGCCGCAGGcccccagctgggtaataattagcattgactccatgattgcagaaggctgatcaattgctttattatatcatcttacactatattatactatacttattaagaaactcagtaacctTTACAGCCAGTCTGATACAGCTTGGTCAATtcatccaaacaccatccagtgtctaattaagaaatcaccctttggtaaacaaatcacacattccacatgtgcacaacagcaggtgcaataagtggagataagaattgtttctaattcttttctctgaccttctcacagccttccccaggaaaatgcctgggaaagtctgtgcctcTCTGTGTGGccaaagagctgctgccacagaaggAGTTTGGAAAGTTCATTTTTGATGCTAAAGGATGTTGAGACATTCCCAAAAAAGCAAGTTTAATTCCACCGTACTAAGAAAAAACTGTTCCTTTGCAGCTTTCACCTCCAACTCTTCTGCAGGTACTCCAAAATTCAATTGTGGAGCATTTTTTTCAGGGAGAAGGTATTAAATCTGTCAAATACCATCATTCCTTCACTACTCCACCAACCTAAAAATACTGGTGGCCAatggaaaatagaaaggaaGAGTAAAAAATGCAATATCCACAGTGACAGTGAGGACAGCTCCTCATTTAGCTTTACTGGGAATTGTCCTCATATGTCTCAGAAGTCTGGGGAGAACCACTCTGTAcagctgggagaactgggacaCTTCTTCCTTTAATCTCTACCCCAGACAGCTTTTTCCATACATCTGCCTTTCTAGGAACCTTCACAATGACTgacactgctccagcactgcaagATCTCCACAAGAGCAGTAAAGAAACTCCTCTGAAGGAATTTCTGGCAGTCAGCAGAACTAAAATTCACCCACCTATGCCTGACCTCATGAGGCAAAGCTACACTGGGTCTAAGCAGCAACAAAAGGGCTACATCTATGGTGCTACAAGCACTGTGCAAAGGACTCCCAAAGGGAGCTCAAACAGTTTGAATTCAGAGCAAGGTGTGCAGCCAGACTGGATGTTTGAACAGGTTCTTCTTCCCTCCTTCATTTACACATTTCAGCATTAGGGAGCATAAAGCTTTTCATACTTACTTTAACATGAAGAGCAGGTTGGGGTTATGTTCTAGGAGGCCAGGATAGAGCTGCTGGGTGGCTTCTATAGCCTCTCCCACTCTGCCTGCTAATACTAGCTTCTGTATTCCTGAAAGCAAAAGGAGACCTAGTGACACACAGGACCAGCCCACAGGAACAGCCAAAAGAGCTGTCTCATCCACTCCATCCAGGTCCCCATGACCACCTTGCACAAGGGCTTGGGAGAACTGGAGATCATAATTGGTTTATTATGGATTAGGGGAAAGAAAACcctgtgaaaatgtgaaaagatCTTTTAGTAGCAAAAAACCATCAAGAGCAGAAGGATCTGAAGGATGAAGTAGGCGGGTTGGGGTGCTCTGAGACTTTAGTTCTTTAGTCACAGAGCTCTGCGGCAATGGAAACAAAAGCAGGACATGACAACTGGATGGAAACAaggaggctgctggggaagtGACAATTTCAGAGGCCAAGTTCCTAGGTCACCCTCATATTACATTCTCTGTCTGGTTCAAGCTTGGAAGCAAACATATGGCTCAGTATGAGATAAATAGAGTGCTCTTAGAGGATCTGTGATCTTAAATCATAGCACAGTACTGCTTCCACAATACTCCTACTACTAAGCAGAAGTAATTATATCAACAAAACTATGTTCCTGCAAGTCCACTTCACTGTATTCCCAGAGAAGTACAAGCTATTGACTACACTATAAACAGCTCAGTGACTTGTACACTTCTAGGAGGTGCAAAGACACAAGGCAGAAGACACTTACGATGCTGGAGTTCATGTCCCATGTATATTCCTTCAGCAGGTCAGAAGACACAAGTGCAAGACTCAACTCGAGATCCCTGAAAGCTCAGAGAAGCTACTGATCTACAGCGactcacatttcttttttctaagcGTACTTggagataaaaattaaatatacttAAAACTAAAACTGCATTGTTTTTCCAGCATTCCTTATGAACAGCAGAGGGAAGGTTTGGAATGGCCCATGGGGCGCTTTGCAAGCAGGGCCTCTGATAACAACAGGCTGTGGCTTTCCCAAAGTGTTGGAGCAGTTGGAAGCCCAGTCTGGTAAATCTTCATTAACAATCCCAGTAACAAACTGCAATGACTTGTTTTGTCTCCCACTTCTCAGTGTCTATCTGGTTATTATTATAGTTGAAATCTGGAACCAAAGCCGTGGTTCTCACACCAACACAAGAGCTCTCATTTCACTCTCTTGCACGTCCATTTTCTCGTCTCACTGCTtctgacagctctgctttgccttGTTTGGCAACTCTCACAGATGTCATTCCCTTTTATGTTTCCCCCTCTTTTTGTTTCCCCATCTGTGTTTTCCTCACACCTTTTATTCAGGCCCCAACTTCAGGGCTCTGTATTCCTTCCCTCCATCTGCCTTGTCACCTGTCCTCAGACAAATGAGCCCGCAGCATCTCACGCACCTCCCGTCAGGCTCTGCCACTTAAACCCACaccactgggagcactggctgGGGTCAGGGCTGCATAATGCATGACCTGGAAAGCACAAAGCCCATCAGCACTAACAGGCAGCAACTGCAAGTTATTTAAAAGCAGAGTCCCCAAATGAACCTGAATGCTGGCTAAGCACATGCAATGTATGGAGAGCAAGCCACAAAGGGGCACAATGCTCTGATACGTAACGGTGACACGAGAAACAGTTCACAAAGGGAAGGGGAATGTACAGGCATGTGGCCTGTATTCAACAGCCAGGAGAatgcagaaaacacaccaaTGTTCTGCCACTCTGCAGGCTGAGCCTGTGAatagaaaagttttaaaaaaaggtacAGCAGGAGAAAGCTGCAAGCCTTATTCTGCAGGACCAAAAGTGCTGACAGCCTCACCAGCTGAGAGATGAGCCACTTGGGAGCAAACAGCagcaaccaaaacaaacacagaacacAAATTCTTCACCCAGTGTGAGCTTAACACATTGGCTGTCAATCTGAAAACCCCTCAGCATGTAAAAGTTACCTGAAATCACAATGTGCAAAGGGACTGGAAGAGTCCTTAATTCAGAGCTTCAGCAAAACTAATGGATGTGTCTGAGTCCCTGTGCCCAGGCTAATGGAACCGCCCCTGCTGCAACAGCCAGCAGTGAAGAGCTCAAATCCAAAGGCATCTCTGGTGCACAATGATCTCAGCCTAGGTAATGGCCAAGCAGagcagacagggacaggaaggaaCAGGGCAGTTCTCCAGGCAAAGATGGCAGAGGGTGGAGAGCACGCAGTGATGATGGGAAAAGAGCTCCTAGCAGAGATTCCCAAGCTCTACTCCATGGCCAGCAGCGTGCTGTACACAGCTCTGTACTCTCATGGAGTAACTTCCACTCCTCTGCAGAGTTCCAAAGGGAACAAACACACTTGAGGAGTGACACCCAAGACACTTACTTTGTCTGTTCTTTATTGAGGTCTGTTCTTCCTGGATTGTGGTGTCTGTGACTCTGGCAAAGGCAGTTGCTGTTGAACAGTACCCATGATGAACCAAATATGACGAAACCATActagaacaaaagaaaatacaaagagatGATGAGGTACCAGTGAAACAGAGCCATCACACTGGAGCTGAAAGAAACCAACACAACAGAAGTTGCAATTTCACTGAGAAACTCAGCTTGCTTAGGACATAACCAAGGTTCTACTTCTGGGTCTAAACTGTGTGCATTTACAGGACAGGCACCTGGTCCTCTGCAAACAGGAGGGAGGCTCTAGATTCACTTTacagagtggaaaaaataaattattaggAATCTCAAAGCATATACAGTATTTATTTATGACTGCTGTCCAAGGGTCACTTGGTAAGGGCTCAATACTGTGTTACTGCCAGTGACATCCTTTGCAGACACAAATCTGAACCTCAGAGAGGTTCATGGCTTTCAAGCAgatctaaaaaagaaaaatattctggtcTTGAATTTATTCCATCACTGATTTGCCAGCAATTATATCTTTAGTAGTTCAACCTCCTTATGA
This Vidua chalybeata isolate OUT-0048 chromosome 11, bVidCha1 merged haplotype, whole genome shotgun sequence DNA region includes the following protein-coding sequences:
- the RANBP10 gene encoding ran-binding protein 10 isoform X1: MAEAGAGSPHGGDAAPPGPPEEQELSRRLRRLYPAVNQDETPLPRSWSPKDKYNYIGLSQGNLRVHYKGHGKNHKDAASVRATHPIPAACGIYYFEVKIVSKGRDGYMGIGLSAQGVNMNRLPGWDKHSYGYHGDDGHSFCSSGTGQPYGPTFTTGDVIGCCVNLINNTCFYTKNGHSLGIAFTDLPSNLYPTVGLQTPGEIVDANFGQQPFVFDIEDYMREWRAKIQSTIKRFPIGDRLGEWQAMLQNMVSSYLVHHGYCSTATAFARVTDTTIQEEQTSIKNRQRIQKLVLAGRVGEAIEATQQLYPGLLEHNPNLLFMLKCRQFVEMVNGTDSEVRCFSARSPRSQDSYPGSPSLSPRHGSSNSHVHSTGADSPTCSNGVMSTKSKQSHSKYPTLSSSSSSSSSSSPSSVNYSESNSTDSTKSQQHSSTSNQETSDSEMEMEAEHYPNGVLENSSTRIMNGTYKHEEILQTDESSMEDSCPQRQLCGGNHAATERMIQFGRELQILSEQLCREYGKNTVHKKMLQDAFSLLAYSDPWNCPVGQQLDPIQREPVCAALNSAILESQNLPKQPPLMLALGQASECLRLMARVGLGSCSFARVDDYLH
- the RANBP10 gene encoding ran-binding protein 10 isoform X3, which translates into the protein MGIGLSAQGVNMNRLPGWDKHSYGYHGDDGHSFCSSGTGQPYGPTFTTGDVIGCCVNLINNTCFYTKNGHSLGIAFTDLPSNLYPTVGLQTPGEIVDANFGQQPFVFDIEDYMREWRAKIQSTIKRFPIGDRLGEWQAMLQNMVSSYLVHHGYCSTATAFARVTDTTIQEEQTSIKNRQRIQKLVLAGRVGEAIEATQQLYPGLLEHNPNLLFMLKCRQFVEMVNGTDSEVRCFSARSPRSQDSYPGSPSLSPRHGSSNSHVHSTGADSPTCSNGVMSTKSKQSHSKYPTLSSSSSSSSSSSPSSVNYSESNSTDSTKSQQHSSTSNQETSDSEMEMEAEHYPNGVLENSSTRIMNGTYKHEEILQTDESSMEDSCPQRQLCGGNHAATERMIQFGRELQILSEQLCREYGKNTVHKKMLQDAFSLLAYSDPWNCPVGQQLDPIQREPVCAALNSAILESQNLPKQPPLMLALGQASECLRLMARVGLGSCSFARVDDYLH
- the RANBP10 gene encoding ran-binding protein 10 isoform X4, translated to MREWRAKIQSTIKRFPIGDRLGEWQAMLQNMVSSYLVHHGYCSTATAFARVTDTTIQEEQTSIKNRQRIQKLVLAGRVGEAIEATQQLYPGLLEHNPNLLFMLKCRQFVEMVNGTDSEVRCFSARSPRSQDSYPGSPSLSPRHGSSNSHVHSTGADSPTCSNGVMSTKSKQSHSKYPTLSSSSSSSSSSSPSSVNYSESNSTDSTKSQQHSSTSNQETSDSEMEMEAEHYPNGVLENSSTRIMNGTYKHEEILQTDESSMEDSCPQRQLCGGNHAATERMIQFGRELQILSEQLCREYGKNTVHKKMLQDAFSLLAYSDPWNCPVGQQLDPIQREPVCAALNSAILESQNLPKQPPLMLALGQASECLRLMARVGLGSCSFARVDDYLH
- the RANBP10 gene encoding ran-binding protein 10 isoform X2, with amino-acid sequence MAEAGAGSPHGGDAAPPGPPEEQELSRRLRRLYPAVNQDETPLPRSWSPKDKYNYIGLSQGNLRVHYKGHGKNHKDAASVRATHPIPAACGIYYFEVKIVSKGRDGYMGIGLSAQGVNMNRLPGWDKHSYGYHGDDGHSFCSSGTGQPYGPTFTTGDVIGCCVNLINNTCFYTKNGHSLGIAFTDLPSNLYPTVGLQTPGEIVDANFGQQPFVFDIEDYMREWRAKIQSTIKRFPIGDRLGEWQAMLQNMVSSYLVHHGYCSTATAFARVTDTTIQEEQTSIKNRQRIQKLVLAGRVGEAIEATQQLYPGLLEHNPNLLFMLKCRQFVEMVNGTDSEVRCFSARSPRSQDSYPGSPSLSPRHGSSNSHVHSTGADSPTCSNGVMSTKSKQSHSKYPTLSSSSSSSSSSSPSSVNYSESNSTDSTKSQQHSSTSNQETSDSEMEMEAEHYPNGVLENSSTRIMNGTYKHEEILQTDESSMDSCPQRQLCGGNHAATERMIQFGRELQILSEQLCREYGKNTVHKKMLQDAFSLLAYSDPWNCPVGQQLDPIQREPVCAALNSAILESQNLPKQPPLMLALGQASECLRLMARVGLGSCSFARVDDYLH